Proteins encoded within one genomic window of Kaistia algarum:
- a CDS encoding SlyX family protein yields MSDSFPPTLATRVEDLEARAAFQERTIEELNEMITAQWKVIDRLTRQYDRLKAELDETAAARPGAPAVEPPPPHY; encoded by the coding sequence ATGAGCGACTCCTTCCCGCCGACGCTCGCCACCCGCGTTGAAGACCTCGAGGCGCGCGCCGCATTCCAGGAGCGCACGATCGAGGAACTGAACGAGATGATCACCGCACAGTGGAAGGTGATCGACCGGTTGACGCGCCAGTATGACCGACTGAAAGCCGAACTCGACGAAACAGCCGCCGCTCGGCCTGGAGCGCCTGCGGTGGAACCTCCCCCACCGCATTATTGA
- the parA gene encoding ParA family partition ATPase, which produces MTGRTLVIAQQKGGSGKTTLAAHLAVAFSRKLRVAILDVDPQGSLGQWFEIRERRVGEDATGLILRTASGWGAKREARSLARDHDLVLIDMPPRSDLEARNVIESADLIAIPVQPTPVDLWATQATLEIAERGGPPAVIVINRAPSRAQTTAQLIAKLAELGAESLTARIGNRVAFGSTMGIGSTVMEAFPGSKAAEEIEAVAAELQGHLDVAAP; this is translated from the coding sequence TTGACCGGTAGAACTCTGGTAATCGCGCAGCAGAAGGGCGGCTCGGGCAAGACGACTCTCGCGGCCCATCTGGCCGTCGCCTTTTCCAGGAAGCTTCGGGTCGCCATCCTCGATGTCGATCCACAGGGCAGTCTCGGCCAATGGTTCGAGATCCGCGAACGGCGCGTGGGTGAGGACGCCACCGGCCTGATCCTGCGCACCGCCAGCGGCTGGGGCGCCAAGCGCGAGGCGCGCAGCCTCGCCCGCGACCATGACCTCGTGCTGATCGACATGCCGCCGCGCTCGGACCTCGAAGCGCGCAATGTCATCGAATCGGCCGACCTGATTGCCATTCCGGTGCAGCCGACGCCGGTCGACCTCTGGGCGACCCAGGCGACGCTGGAAATCGCCGAGCGTGGCGGACCGCCCGCCGTGATCGTCATCAACCGCGCACCATCCCGCGCCCAGACCACCGCGCAGCTGATCGCCAAGCTGGCCGAGCTCGGCGCCGAGTCACTGACGGCCAGGATCGGCAATCGCGTTGCCTTCGGCTCGACGATGGGGATCGGCTCGACGGTCATGGAGGCCTTCCCCGGCAGCAAGGCCGCCGAGGAAATCGAGGCCGTCGCCGCCGAACTCCAGGGTCATCTCGACGTGGCGGCGCCATGA